From Pseudomonas putida, one genomic window encodes:
- a CDS encoding TonB-dependent siderophore receptor codes for MPSPLAPTRNLPARNLLAMAICMAIVTPALAEGDQPTALVLGATEISSDRLGSTTEGSQSYTTGSMSTATKLPLSLRETPQAVTVITRQRMDDQAMTSINDVVKATPGLFLDYSGGPGRQSYTSRGFDIDNLMYDGIPSGYKPYTVGSQPNLAMFDRVEIVRGATGLITGSGNPSAAINLVRKRPLAEQKVTLTGAAGSWDDYRGEVDASSPLNDSGTLRGRVVTSYRGANSYIDDVEEDHGLFYAITEADLSEDTTLTLSFSHQKDQTNNFWGAMPTALNGHHVGYSRSYNPGSDWENKDQEINTVFAEVQQRLANDWKLQVNANYSQQDGTFTGSYQSRWAGLDQPLSRTAYQSKHQENQAGVDGFVSGPFQAFGRTHELVVGASKRIYDMDTRNYSPYDTNWPLNGGKPNFVHTNNVREVATQEGVYMTTRLSLADPLKLILGGRLDWYDYDNKESSSADYKVTRNVTRYAGLIYDLDDHHSVYVSYSDIFNPQDYKDASGSPLKPVDGKNYEIGLKGEYFDGALNASVALFRIDQENRAVSQTDLTGCNDPTNCYVASGEVRSQGIDMELQGALTRNWQVGAGYTYARVHTLKDAANPGNVNQRFDTDTPEHLFKLTTTYRFEGPLEKLRIGGNISWQSRIYNDFTVADGSEYRLVQGSYAVTDLMAGYQVNKHLDLQLNANNVFDRKYYSAVATSVDYAGDTWGAPRNMMLTAKYSF; via the coding sequence ATGCCGTCGCCACTCGCGCCCACGCGCAATCTCCCTGCCCGCAACCTGCTCGCCATGGCCATCTGCATGGCCATCGTCACACCGGCCCTGGCCGAAGGCGATCAGCCCACTGCGCTGGTGCTGGGCGCCACCGAGATCAGCTCCGACAGGCTGGGCAGCACCACGGAGGGTTCGCAGTCCTACACCACAGGTTCCATGTCCACCGCCACCAAGCTGCCATTGAGCCTGCGTGAAACGCCGCAAGCGGTGACCGTGATCACCCGCCAGCGCATGGACGACCAGGCGATGACCAGCATCAACGACGTGGTCAAGGCCACGCCAGGGCTGTTCCTCGACTACTCCGGCGGCCCAGGTCGGCAAAGCTACACGTCACGGGGCTTTGACATCGACAACCTGATGTACGACGGCATTCCGAGCGGTTACAAGCCGTATACCGTGGGTTCCCAGCCTAACCTGGCCATGTTCGACCGCGTCGAGATCGTGCGCGGCGCGACCGGCCTGATCACCGGCTCCGGCAACCCTTCGGCGGCCATCAACCTGGTGCGCAAGCGTCCGCTGGCCGAACAGAAGGTCACCCTGACCGGCGCCGCTGGCAGCTGGGACGACTACCGCGGCGAAGTCGATGCCTCCAGCCCGCTCAACGACAGCGGCACACTGCGCGGCCGCGTGGTGACGTCCTACCGGGGTGCCAACAGCTACATCGACGACGTCGAAGAAGACCACGGCCTGTTCTATGCGATCACCGAGGCGGACCTGTCCGAAGACACCACCCTGACCCTCAGTTTCTCTCACCAGAAAGACCAGACCAACAACTTCTGGGGCGCCATGCCAACCGCCCTGAACGGCCACCACGTGGGTTACTCGCGCTCCTACAACCCAGGCAGTGACTGGGAAAACAAGGACCAGGAGATCAACACCGTATTCGCCGAAGTGCAGCAGCGCCTGGCCAATGACTGGAAGCTGCAGGTCAACGCCAACTATTCCCAACAGGACGGTACCTTCACCGGCTCCTACCAGTCGCGTTGGGCAGGGCTCGATCAGCCACTGTCCCGTACGGCCTACCAGTCCAAGCACCAGGAAAACCAGGCTGGCGTGGACGGCTTCGTCAGCGGCCCGTTCCAGGCGTTTGGCCGCACCCACGAGCTGGTGGTGGGCGCCAGCAAGCGCATCTATGACATGGACACGCGCAACTACAGCCCGTATGACACCAACTGGCCGCTCAATGGTGGCAAGCCGAATTTCGTGCACACCAACAACGTACGCGAAGTCGCTACCCAGGAAGGCGTGTACATGACCACGCGCCTGAGCCTGGCCGACCCGCTGAAGCTGATCCTGGGCGGCCGCCTGGACTGGTACGACTACGACAACAAGGAAAGCTCCAGCGCCGATTACAAGGTCACGCGCAATGTCACCCGCTATGCCGGCCTGATCTACGACCTGGACGATCATCACTCGGTGTATGTCAGCTACAGCGACATCTTCAACCCACAGGATTACAAGGACGCTTCCGGTAGCCCGCTCAAGCCGGTGGACGGCAAGAACTATGAAATCGGCCTCAAGGGCGAGTACTTCGATGGCGCCCTCAATGCCAGCGTGGCGCTGTTCCGTATCGACCAGGAAAACCGTGCCGTTTCGCAGACCGACCTGACTGGCTGCAACGACCCTACCAACTGCTACGTCGCCTCTGGCGAGGTACGCAGCCAAGGTATCGACATGGAGCTGCAGGGTGCGCTGACCCGCAACTGGCAGGTCGGTGCAGGCTACACCTATGCCCGCGTCCACACCCTCAAAGACGCCGCCAACCCGGGCAACGTCAACCAGCGCTTCGACACCGATACCCCGGAGCACCTGTTCAAGCTGACCACCACCTACCGCTTCGAAGGCCCGCTGGAGAAGCTGCGCATCGGTGGCAACATCTCCTGGCAGAGCCGCATCTACAACGACTTCACCGTTGCCGATGGCAGCGAGTACCGTCTGGTCCAGGGTTCGTACGCGGTCACCGACCTGATGGCTGGCTACCAGGTCAACAAGCACCTCGACCTGCAGCTCAACGCCAACAACGTCTTCGACCGCAAGTACTACTCGGCCGTGGCCACCTCGGTCGACTATGCCGGCGACACCTGGGGCGCGCCGCGCAACATGATGCTGACCGCCAAGTACAGCTTCTGA
- a CDS encoding TIGR03915 family putative DNA repair protein, translating to MGVIALDCDDCFSTWRAQARTLLGHGVDPAQVTWSQGPIDDLLAVPAALPDGPGPFHAKVPAALLGLLEQASRYRGEQRWALLYEVLWRVAHGDRTAMLAGDRLGSELHRRIKQVSREAHHLHAFVRFVPLPPVLAEQLQLDLVAYHEPAHDILHSASAHFADRLGRQRWLIATPADGIRFDGQGFDYQRHCPDAWRQWARNADDPGAELWRTYYRHTFNPARLNPDALRLHMPGRFWRHLPEGMLIPQLEGLARQGKQRDGQAAEVAEQRGKAINRAEP from the coding sequence GTGGGGGTGATCGCGCTCGATTGTGACGACTGCTTCAGCACCTGGCGCGCTCAGGCGCGCACGCTGCTCGGGCACGGTGTCGACCCGGCGCAAGTGACCTGGTCGCAAGGGCCGATCGATGACCTGCTGGCGGTGCCTGCTGCGCTGCCAGACGGGCCCGGCCCCTTTCACGCCAAGGTACCGGCGGCGCTGTTGGGCCTCCTGGAACAGGCATCGCGATACCGGGGCGAGCAACGCTGGGCGCTGCTGTACGAAGTGCTCTGGCGCGTGGCCCACGGTGACCGCACGGCAATGCTCGCCGGCGACCGCCTGGGCAGTGAACTGCACCGGCGTATCAAGCAAGTCAGCCGTGAAGCACATCACTTGCATGCATTCGTGCGTTTCGTGCCCTTGCCGCCAGTACTTGCCGAGCAACTGCAACTGGATCTGGTGGCCTATCACGAGCCGGCCCATGACATTCTGCACAGTGCCAGCGCGCACTTCGCCGACCGCCTGGGGCGCCAGCGCTGGTTGATCGCCACGCCGGCGGACGGTATCCGCTTCGACGGCCAGGGGTTCGATTATCAGCGGCACTGCCCGGACGCTTGGCGGCAGTGGGCGCGCAATGCCGATGACCCGGGTGCCGAGCTGTGGCGCACCTACTACCGCCACACCTTCAACCCCGCCCGCCTCAACCCGGATGCCTTGCGCCTGCACATGCCGGGGCGTTTCTGGCGGCATTTGCCCGAAGGCATGCTGATCCCGCAACTCGAAGGGCTGGCGCGCCAAGGCAAGCAACGTGATGGCCAGGCTGCGGAAGTGGCCGAGCAGCGGGGCAAGGCGATAAACCGCGCTGAACCCTGA
- a CDS encoding putative DNA modification/repair radical SAM protein, whose protein sequence is MQLIAKLGILADAAKYDASCASSGAPKRSSRGSNGLGATNGMGICHSYTPDGRCVSLLKVLLTNFCLYDCQYCVNRRSSNVPRARFTPEEVVRLTLDFYRRNCISGLFLSSGIIRSADYTMEQLIRVARLLREEHNFRGYIHLKTIPDADPLLIEEAGRLADRLSVNIELPTDASLKRLAPEKHAHTIRQAMGVIHQGQQAVAGEPKAPRFTPAGQSTQVIVGADATDDSTLLRNAESLYQGYGLKRVYYSAFSPIPDSPGSVPLAAPPLLREHRLYQADFLLRGYGYKAGELLGQAGNLALDIDPKLAWALANREVFPLDVNRAEPALLARIPGIGLRSVQRLVALRRERRVRYDDLIQLRCVLDKARPFIITSDYRPGQAELRSGLLRERLREPQAPVQMGLWG, encoded by the coding sequence ATGCAGCTCATTGCCAAGCTTGGCATCCTTGCCGATGCCGCCAAGTACGATGCGTCCTGTGCCAGCAGTGGCGCGCCCAAACGCAGCTCGCGCGGTAGCAACGGCCTGGGCGCGACCAACGGCATGGGTATCTGCCACAGCTATACACCGGACGGGCGCTGTGTTTCGCTGCTCAAGGTGCTGTTGACCAACTTCTGCCTGTACGACTGCCAATACTGCGTCAACCGCCGCTCCAGCAACGTGCCGCGGGCGCGTTTCACCCCCGAGGAAGTGGTGCGCCTGACCCTGGACTTCTACCGGCGCAACTGCATCAGCGGCCTGTTCCTCAGCTCCGGCATCATTCGCTCGGCCGACTACACCATGGAACAGTTGATCCGCGTGGCGCGCCTGCTGCGTGAGGAGCACAACTTCCGGGGTTACATCCACCTCAAGACCATACCTGACGCCGACCCACTGCTGATCGAGGAAGCCGGGCGCCTGGCCGACCGCCTCAGCGTCAATATCGAACTGCCCACCGATGCCAGCCTCAAGCGCCTGGCCCCGGAAAAACACGCCCATACCATTCGCCAGGCCATGGGCGTCATCCACCAGGGCCAGCAAGCCGTGGCGGGCGAACCCAAAGCACCGCGCTTCACCCCGGCCGGGCAAAGCACCCAGGTCATCGTCGGCGCCGATGCCACTGACGACAGCACGCTGCTGCGCAACGCCGAGTCGCTGTACCAGGGTTACGGCCTCAAGCGCGTGTATTACTCAGCCTTCAGCCCGATACCCGACAGCCCCGGCAGCGTGCCGCTGGCAGCCCCACCGCTGCTGCGCGAGCACCGCCTGTACCAGGCAGATTTCCTGTTGCGCGGCTATGGCTACAAAGCGGGTGAGTTGCTCGGCCAGGCGGGTAACCTGGCCTTGGACATCGACCCCAAGCTTGCCTGGGCACTGGCCAACCGTGAGGTGTTCCCGCTGGATGTGAACCGTGCCGAGCCGGCGCTGCTGGCACGCATCCCCGGCATTGGCCTGCGCAGTGTGCAGCGGCTGGTGGCGCTGCGCCGTGAACGGCGGGTGCGCTATGACGACCTGATCCAGCTGCGCTGCGTGCTCGACAAGGCCCGGCCATTCATCATCACCAGCGACTACCGCCCAGGCCAGGCCGAGCTGCGCAGCGGCCTGCTGCGCGAGCGCCTGCGTGAGCCACAGGCACCCGTGCAGATGGGGTTGTGGGGGTGA
- a CDS encoding class I SAM-dependent methyltransferase, with translation MDEARLHDFMGKLVGDMGAAATLANVILGDELGLYRAMADSQPVTPQVLAARTGCHPRLVREWLNAQAAAGYMVHEQGSFVLPEEQAMALAQEDSPAYMAGGAAVVAALFHDKDKLVAAMRGDGGLAWGDHHPCMFSGTERFFRPGYRTFLVADWLPALDGVVAKLQAGAKVADVGCGHGASTLVMAQAFPASTFIGYDYHAPSIATARERAGEAGLTPQVSFQQASAKDYPGNDHDLVCFFDCLHDMGDPFGAARHAYQALKPDGTVMLVEPYAEDTLDGNLTPVGRLFYAASTFICTPNSLSQEVGLGLGAQAGEARLRTVFEEAGFTEFRRATQTPFNLILEARK, from the coding sequence ATGGACGAGGCAAGGCTCCACGATTTCATGGGCAAGCTGGTGGGTGACATGGGCGCTGCGGCGACCCTGGCCAATGTGATACTCGGCGACGAACTGGGGTTGTACCGGGCCATGGCCGATAGCCAGCCGGTCACCCCCCAGGTGCTGGCGGCACGGACCGGCTGCCATCCACGGCTGGTGCGTGAATGGCTCAACGCCCAGGCGGCGGCTGGCTATATGGTCCATGAGCAGGGCAGTTTCGTGCTGCCCGAGGAACAGGCCATGGCACTGGCCCAGGAGGATTCACCGGCCTATATGGCGGGCGGTGCGGCGGTGGTGGCGGCGCTGTTTCACGACAAGGACAAGCTGGTGGCTGCGATGCGCGGTGATGGGGGGTTGGCATGGGGCGACCATCACCCCTGCATGTTCAGCGGTACCGAGCGTTTCTTCCGGCCTGGCTATCGCACCTTCCTGGTGGCCGACTGGCTGCCGGCGCTCGACGGTGTGGTGGCCAAGCTGCAGGCCGGCGCCAAGGTTGCGGATGTGGGGTGTGGGCATGGCGCTTCGACGCTGGTCATGGCCCAGGCGTTTCCAGCATCGACCTTCATCGGCTATGACTACCATGCGCCCTCCATCGCCACGGCCCGCGAACGTGCCGGTGAGGCCGGGTTGACCCCGCAGGTGAGTTTCCAGCAGGCGTCGGCCAAGGATTACCCGGGCAACGATCATGACCTGGTGTGCTTCTTCGATTGCCTGCACGACATGGGCGACCCGTTCGGCGCTGCACGGCATGCCTACCAGGCGTTGAAGCCCGACGGTACGGTGATGCTGGTGGAACCCTATGCCGAGGATACGCTCGATGGCAACCTGACGCCGGTCGGGCGCTTGTTCTATGCCGCGTCGACATTCATCTGCACACCGAATTCACTGTCCCAGGAGGTGGGCTTGGGGCTGGGCGCACAGGCGGGCGAGGCGCGCTTGCGGACGGTGTTCGAAGAGGCGGGGTTCACCGAGTTTCGGCGGGCGACACAGACGCCGTTCAACCTGATACTGGAAGCCAGGAAGTAG
- a CDS encoding saccharopine dehydrogenase family protein, producing the protein MKKNVLIIGAGGVAKVVAHKCAQHNDELGRIAIASRNISKCQAIIDSVKAKGSLKVPADIQAFSLNALDVEATKALIRETESQIVINVGSAFLNMSVLRACIDTGVAYLDTAIHEEPGKICETPPWYGNYEWKHLEECQEKNITAILGVGFDPGVVNSYAKLAQQQYFDSIDSIDILDVNAGSHGKYFATNFDPEINFREFTGQVWSWQNSQWTSNTMFEVKRTDDLPVVGSQNLYLTGHDEVHSISKNLNVPNVRFWMSFGEHYINVFTVLKNLGLLSEQPVKTAEGLEVVPLKVVKAVLPDPASLAPGYTGKTCIGDLVKGTKDGQPREVFIYNVADHEEAYAETDSQGISYTAGVPPVAAALLVARGEWDAKRMVNVEELPAEPFLKALDVMGLPTRVKDEKGDRPWDSEA; encoded by the coding sequence TTGAAGAAGAACGTTCTTATCATTGGTGCAGGAGGTGTCGCCAAGGTGGTGGCCCACAAGTGCGCGCAGCATAACGACGAACTCGGTCGTATTGCCATTGCGTCGCGGAACATCTCCAAATGCCAGGCCATCATCGACAGCGTCAAGGCCAAGGGTAGCCTCAAGGTACCCGCCGACATCCAGGCCTTCTCGCTCAACGCCCTCGATGTCGAGGCAACCAAAGCACTGATCCGCGAGACTGAATCGCAGATCGTGATCAACGTGGGCTCTGCCTTCCTCAACATGTCGGTGCTGCGTGCCTGCATCGATACCGGTGTCGCCTACCTGGACACCGCGATCCACGAAGAACCGGGCAAGATCTGCGAGACGCCGCCCTGGTACGGCAACTACGAGTGGAAACACCTCGAAGAATGCCAAGAGAAGAACATCACCGCCATTCTCGGCGTCGGTTTCGACCCGGGTGTGGTGAACAGCTACGCCAAACTGGCGCAGCAACAGTATTTCGACAGCATTGATTCGATCGACATTCTCGACGTCAATGCTGGGTCCCACGGCAAGTATTTCGCCACCAACTTCGACCCGGAAATCAACTTCCGCGAGTTCACCGGGCAAGTATGGAGCTGGCAGAACAGCCAGTGGACCAGCAACACCATGTTCGAGGTGAAACGTACCGACGACCTGCCGGTCGTGGGTTCACAGAACCTGTACCTGACCGGTCATGACGAGGTCCACTCGATCTCGAAGAACCTCAACGTACCGAACGTGCGCTTCTGGATGAGCTTCGGCGAGCACTACATCAATGTGTTCACCGTGCTGAAGAACCTGGGCCTGCTGTCCGAGCAGCCGGTCAAGACCGCTGAAGGCCTGGAAGTGGTGCCACTGAAAGTGGTCAAGGCCGTGCTGCCTGACCCCGCTTCGCTGGCGCCTGGCTATACCGGCAAGACCTGCATCGGTGACCTGGTCAAGGGCACCAAGGATGGTCAGCCGCGTGAGGTGTTCATCTACAACGTGGCTGATCACGAAGAGGCCTACGCCGAGACCGACAGCCAGGGTATCTCCTACACCGCCGGTGTACCGCCAGTGGCTGCCGCCCTGCTGGTTGCCCGTGGCGAATGGGATGCCAAGCGCATGGTCAACGTCGAGGAGCTGCCCGCCGAGCCGTTCCTCAAGGCGCTGGATGTGATGGGCCTGCCGACCCGTGTCAAAGATGAAAAAGGCGATCGTCCCTGGGACTCTGAAGCCTAA
- a CDS encoding carboxynorspermidine decarboxylase, which yields MIKTPYYLIDKTKLLSNMEKIAYVREHSGAKALLALKCFATWSVFDLMQQYMDGTTSSSLYELKLGRQKFAGETHAYSVAWADDEVEEMLENCDKIIFNSIGQLQRFAEQSEGKVRGLRVNPQVSSSDYLLADPARPFSRLGEWDPEKIEKVISQISGFMFHNNCENGDFGLFDKMLTHIEERFGHLLHKVEWVSLGGGIHFTGEDYAVDAFCARLKAFSQTYGVQVYLEPGEAAITNSASLEVTVLDTLYNGKNLAVVDSSIEAHLLDLLIYRLNAKMAPNDGEHTYMVCGKSCLAGDIFGEYQFDRPLAIGDRLSFIDTAGYTMVKKNWFNGLKMPSIAVKQLDGSVEVVREFGFDDYVSSLS from the coding sequence ATGATCAAGACGCCGTATTACCTCATCGATAAAACCAAGCTGCTGAGCAACATGGAGAAGATCGCCTACGTGCGCGAACACTCCGGTGCCAAGGCGCTGCTCGCCCTCAAGTGCTTCGCCACCTGGTCGGTGTTCGACCTGATGCAGCAGTACATGGACGGCACTACATCCTCGTCGCTGTACGAGCTCAAGCTCGGCCGCCAGAAGTTCGCCGGCGAGACCCACGCCTACAGCGTGGCCTGGGCCGACGACGAGGTCGAGGAAATGCTCGAGAACTGCGACAAGATCATCTTCAACTCCATCGGCCAGCTGCAGCGCTTCGCCGAGCAGTCCGAAGGCAAGGTCCGCGGCCTGCGCGTCAACCCGCAGGTCAGCAGCTCCGACTACCTGCTGGCCGACCCGGCCCGCCCGTTCAGCCGCCTCGGTGAATGGGACCCGGAGAAGATCGAGAAGGTCATCTCGCAGATTTCCGGCTTCATGTTCCACAACAACTGCGAGAACGGTGACTTCGGCCTGTTCGACAAGATGCTGACGCACATCGAAGAGCGCTTCGGGCACCTGCTGCACAAGGTCGAGTGGGTCAGCCTGGGTGGCGGCATTCACTTCACCGGTGAAGACTATGCCGTCGATGCGTTCTGCGCGCGCCTGAAAGCCTTCTCGCAGACGTACGGCGTGCAGGTCTACCTGGAGCCGGGCGAAGCGGCCATCACCAACAGCGCCTCGCTGGAAGTGACCGTGCTCGACACCCTGTACAACGGCAAAAACCTGGCCGTGGTCGACAGTTCGATCGAGGCACACCTGCTCGACCTGCTGATCTACCGGCTGAACGCCAAGATGGCCCCCAACGACGGCGAGCACACCTACATGGTGTGCGGTAAATCGTGCCTGGCCGGCGACATCTTCGGCGAGTACCAATTCGATCGTCCGTTGGCCATCGGCGATCGCCTGTCGTTCATCGACACGGCGGGTTACACCATGGTCAAGAAAAACTGGTTCAACGGTTTGAAGATGCCATCCATCGCGGTCAAGCAGCTCGACGGCAGCGTCGAAGTGGTGCGCGAGTTCGGTTTCGACGACTACGTTTCCAGCCTGTCGTAA
- a CDS encoding metallophosphoesterase family protein, producing the protein MKAGIISDTHGLLRPEAVRALTGCDLIVHAGVIGKPEILDELQALAPLEVVRGNNDLKLPWAAGLADQRCFDMHGWQTLLVHDIADVPAELDEAVRVVITGHSHKPLIDWREGRLYLNPGSAGPRRFKLPVTVAVIEVERSHVQPRIIQLLE; encoded by the coding sequence ATGAAAGCTGGCATCATCTCCGACACCCACGGTTTGCTGCGGCCCGAGGCGGTGAGGGCGCTGACCGGTTGCGATCTGATCGTGCACGCCGGTGTTATCGGCAAGCCAGAGATCCTTGACGAACTCCAGGCGTTGGCGCCGTTAGAGGTGGTGCGCGGCAACAACGACCTGAAGTTGCCCTGGGCAGCTGGCCTGGCCGACCAGCGATGTTTCGACATGCACGGCTGGCAGACACTGCTGGTGCACGACATTGCCGATGTGCCAGCCGAACTGGATGAGGCGGTGCGCGTGGTGATCACTGGGCATTCGCACAAGCCATTGATCGACTGGCGTGAAGGGCGGTTGTACCTGAACCCCGGCAGTGCCGGGCCACGGCGGTTCAAGTTGCCGGTGACGGTGGCGGTCATCGAAGTCGAGCGCAGCCACGTGCAGCCGCGCATCATTCAGTTGCTTGAGTGA
- a CDS encoding pyridoxal-phosphate dependent enzyme has protein sequence MTLHIHTPLIESRPLSLAAGRSIWLKLDALQPCGSFKLRGVGHACEVHHARGARHFVSSSGGNAGLAVAYAGRQLGVPVTVVVPETTTERAKELLHLEGAKVVVHGSSWQEANALAQTLVGPHDAFIHPFDDPLLWAGHASLVDEVAATGYKPDAVVLSVGGGGLLSGVVEGLKRNGWHDVPVLAVETEGAASLHAAVQAGHPVELQRLTSVATSLGAKRVADQALACVQEHPVHSVLVSDRAALQACERFLADHRVLVEPACGAALALAYEAAKLDGYQNVLVVVCGGATATLQQIQDWLKQVA, from the coding sequence ATGACCCTGCATATCCACACCCCGCTGATCGAATCCCGCCCGCTGTCGCTGGCCGCTGGCCGCTCGATCTGGCTGAAGCTCGACGCACTTCAGCCCTGCGGCTCATTCAAGCTGCGTGGGGTGGGCCATGCCTGCGAAGTGCACCATGCCCGGGGCGCCCGCCATTTCGTGTCCTCATCCGGTGGCAATGCCGGCCTGGCCGTCGCCTACGCCGGGCGCCAGCTGGGTGTGCCGGTCACGGTGGTGGTGCCTGAGACCACCACCGAACGCGCCAAGGAACTGTTGCACCTGGAGGGTGCCAAGGTGGTGGTGCATGGCAGCTCGTGGCAGGAGGCCAACGCGTTGGCGCAAACCCTGGTCGGGCCGCACGATGCCTTCATTCACCCCTTCGATGACCCGCTGCTGTGGGCCGGCCATGCCAGCCTTGTGGATGAAGTGGCGGCAACCGGCTACAAGCCCGATGCGGTGGTGCTGTCGGTGGGCGGCGGCGGCCTGCTCAGTGGCGTGGTCGAAGGGCTCAAGCGCAACGGCTGGCACGATGTCCCTGTGCTGGCGGTGGAAACCGAGGGCGCGGCCTCGCTGCACGCGGCAGTGCAGGCAGGTCACCCGGTAGAGCTGCAGCGCCTCACATCGGTGGCGACTTCGCTGGGCGCCAAGCGTGTCGCCGACCAGGCCCTGGCGTGCGTGCAGGAACATCCGGTGCACAGCGTGCTGGTCAGCGATCGCGCGGCGCTTCAAGCCTGCGAGCGGTTTCTGGCGGACCACCGGGTGCTGGTGGAGCCTGCCTGCGGGGCGGCGTTGGCGTTGGCGTACGAGGCCGCGAAGCTGGACGGTTACCAGAACGTGCTGGTGGTCGTTTGTGGCGGGGCTACGGCTACGCTGCAACAGATTCAGGACTGGTTGAAGCAGGTCGCCTGA
- a CDS encoding MFS transporter, producing MSNTSPAPGGLPEHSQQSVKQQWLAILSVAVGAFALVTSEFLPVGVLNDVASDLGISAGHAGLMVTLPGIMAALAAPLLSVGIGALDRRYLLIGLTLIMIIANAVVAYASDFNLLLFGRVLLGISIGGFWATAIALSGRLAPKGVGVAQATSIIMVGVTLATVLGVPVGTWLSGLLGWRMTFLVTALVGVPVLLAQILLLPRLNPDKAIRISDLPALFINPQARVGLIAVLLIGLAHFAAYTYVAPFFKQHSGFDGPTIGSLLLLYGVAGVMGNIFAGFAANQSVRHTLLLVALMIGVSTALFPHFATGMTGAAMLIALWGFAFGAFPACASIWMFVVAPKDVERGMPLFVAMFQVIIALGSFFGGQIVDQLGSSVLLGLATALVGCGFVTVLVLGRSVSNSAAVQAC from the coding sequence ATGTCAAATACCAGCCCGGCCCCTGGTGGCCTGCCCGAACACAGTCAGCAAAGCGTCAAACAGCAGTGGCTGGCGATTCTATCGGTCGCCGTGGGCGCCTTCGCCCTGGTGACCAGCGAGTTTTTGCCGGTAGGCGTATTGAACGATGTCGCCAGTGACCTGGGCATCAGTGCTGGCCACGCCGGCCTGATGGTCACCCTGCCCGGCATCATGGCCGCCCTCGCCGCCCCCTTGCTGTCGGTGGGCATCGGCGCCCTGGACCGGCGCTATCTGTTGATCGGCCTGACACTGATCATGATCATCGCCAACGCGGTGGTGGCCTACGCCAGCGACTTCAACCTGCTGCTGTTCGGCCGCGTGCTGCTGGGCATCAGCATCGGCGGTTTCTGGGCTACCGCCATTGCCCTGAGCGGCCGCCTGGCACCCAAGGGGGTGGGCGTTGCCCAGGCCACCTCGATCATCATGGTCGGCGTGACCCTGGCCACCGTGCTGGGCGTGCCGGTAGGCACCTGGCTCAGTGGCCTGCTGGGCTGGCGCATGACCTTCCTGGTCACGGCCCTGGTCGGCGTCCCGGTACTGCTGGCGCAGATCCTGCTGCTGCCGCGCCTGAACCCGGACAAGGCCATCCGCATCAGTGACCTGCCAGCGCTGTTCATCAACCCACAAGCCCGGGTTGGCCTGATTGCGGTGTTGCTGATTGGCCTGGCGCACTTTGCCGCCTACACCTACGTCGCGCCCTTCTTCAAGCAGCATTCCGGTTTCGATGGGCCGACCATCGGCTCGCTGTTGCTGCTGTATGGCGTAGCCGGGGTGATGGGCAATATCTTCGCCGGTTTCGCCGCCAACCAAAGCGTGCGTCACACCCTGTTGCTGGTCGCGTTGATGATCGGCGTCAGCACCGCCCTGTTCCCCCACTTCGCCACCGGCATGACCGGGGCGGCGATGCTGATCGCGCTCTGGGGCTTCGCCTTCGGTGCCTTCCCGGCCTGCGCCAGTATCTGGATGTTTGTCGTCGCGCCCAAGGACGTCGAACGAGGCATGCCACTGTTCGTTGCCATGTTCCAGGTGATCATCGCGCTGGGCTCGTTCTTCGGCGGGCAAATCGTCGACCAGCTGGGCAGCTCGGTGCTGCTGGGGCTGGCCACGGCATTGGTGGGCTGCGGTTTTGTCACGGTGCTGGTGCTGGGGCGCAGCGTCAGCAATAGCGCTGCGGTGCAGGCGTGCTGA